In Flavobacterium okayamense, a single window of DNA contains:
- a CDS encoding ArsR/SmtB family transcription factor, whose protein sequence is MGASKADFFTKEQNDLAVLFKAMSHPARIAIIQYLLSVDSCICGDIVNELPLAQPTVSQHLKELKNAEIIKGNIEGTSICYCLNPDTIKLLESYFGQISNKLNTKCC, encoded by the coding sequence ATGGGAGCATCAAAGGCCGATTTTTTTACTAAAGAACAAAACGATTTAGCAGTGTTGTTTAAAGCAATGTCGCATCCTGCAAGAATAGCAATAATTCAATATTTATTGAGTGTAGATAGTTGTATTTGTGGTGATATTGTAAACGAATTACCATTGGCACAGCCTACGGTTTCGCAACATTTAAAGGAGCTAAAAAACGCAGAAATCATTAAAGGTAACATTGAAGGAACTTCTATTTGTTATTGTCTAAATCCGGATACAATTAAATTGCTTGAAAGTTATTTCGGGCAAATTTCTAATAAACTAAATACGAAATGTTGTTAA